In Sebastes fasciatus isolate fSebFas1 chromosome 24, fSebFas1.pri, whole genome shotgun sequence, the following are encoded in one genomic region:
- the slitrk6 gene encoding SLIT and NTRK-like protein 6 gives MISLSEMLPCIIFLGLFLTAARSQDIHPSQASSSSLSESCDSLCSCEGKDGILHLNCEQRNISKISQIKVPSGVPFHLNLYKNDLVELRAEEMEGLKGALSLHIGGNSIQELEPGVFSTLGSLKKLHINSNFLVTLKEDTFQGLVNLEFLQADTNFIRVIEPGAFNKLIRLKVLILNDNSIEFLPNNIFRFVPLTHLDLRGNKLQTLPYVGFLEHIGRIMELLLEDNDWVCDCDILHLKIWMENMRSQSAIGDVVCSTPHHLKGTILAKVKRDVLCPSHADINLEEPSKSLDMVVTPSSKVSQSPKLIDAKDDAKAPTPSHVPGSPCVEHCSCHNHPVAGFLMHCQDRGIQKVSDIGILQQRPTKLVMTGNMIQKLLKYDFVTFDSLELLNLANNRIDYIDNETFLSLSSLKKLYLNGNQIEKLFSTMFVGLHNLEYLFLEYNFIKEIAPGTFNPLPNLKLLSLNNNLLSSLPAQIFRNVPLAKLNLRKNLLMHLPVSNVLDQLDTLEQIYLEDNPWDCSCDLLSLKQWVEKLRKDTVVGSILCHTPKKVMQSELRSLRHEVLCPGLGTYYPVPPGGEESVTATLGPDSGVTGFFSSLTDTVPLSVLILSLLMFILMIIFCAAGLVVFVVHRRRRRAKKKAAEEPQRENSSSPIHLHYSMYGQKTTHHTLTQRTGSATLYEERSHSPIVQICRNPTYCSQHKEHDVDLDYGLDEPGAKHHMCRSIMEKENTSPLTGNPGTKFRPMTGECPAEFVTLGNPNSLYRNILEREKELQQLGITEYLRKNMPQLQSNVDMHVPGHQEELKLMETIMYSRPRKVMLEQTKNEYFELKANLHTEPDYLEVLEHQTAFN, from the coding sequence ATATCTCTGAGCGAAATGCTGCCCTGCATCATTTTCCTCGGCTTGTTTCTCACCGCGGCCCGGTCCCAAGATATCCACCCCTCCCAGGCATCGTCATCCTCCCTCAGCGAGTCTTGTGACTCCCTGTGCTCCTGCGAGGGGAAAGATGGCATCCTTCATCTCAACTGCGAGCAGAGGAACATCAGCAAAATCTCCCAAATCAAAGTCCCGTCAGGAGTGCCCTTCCACCTGAACCTTTACAAAAATGACTTGGTGGAGCTGCGCGCCGAGGAAATGGAAGGGCTTAAGGGCGCCCTTTCGCTGCACATCGGGGGTAATAGCATTCAAGAGCTGGAACCGGGGGTCTTTAGCACTCTCGGCTCGCTGAAAAAACTCCACATAAATAGCAATTTCCTCGTCACTCTGAAAGAGGACACCTTTCAAGGCCTGGTGAATTTGGAGTTTCTCCAAGCGGACACGAATTTCATTCGGGTCATCGAGCCCGGGGCGTTCAACAAACTGATCCGCCTCAAGGTCCTCATCCTCAACGATAATTCCATCGAGTTTTTACCCAACAACATTTTCCGCTTCGTGCCCCTCACCCACCTGGATCTACGCGGCAACAAGCTCCAGACGCTGCCGTATGTCGGCTTTTTGGAGCACATCGGGCGGATAATGGAGCTCCTCCTGGAGGACAACGACTGGGTGTGTGACTGtgatattttacatttaaaaatctgGATGGAGAACATGAGGTCGCAGTCGGCGATCGGAGACGTGGTCTGCAGCACGCCGCATCACCTTAAAGGCACCATTCTGGCTAAAGTCAAACGGGACGTTCTGTGTCCGTCCCACGCTGATATCAACCTGGAGGAGCCGTCGAAGTCACTGGATATGGTCGTCACCCCCTCGTCCAAAGTGTCTCAAAGCCCCAAGTTGATCGACGCCAAAGACGACGCCAAGGCGCCGACGCCATCTCACGTTCCTGGCAGCCCCTGTGTGGAGCACTGTTCTTGTCACAATCACCCCGTGGCTGGCTTTTTGATGCATTGTCAGGACCGAGGGATTCAGAAGGTGTCGGATATCGGGATCCTCCAGCAGAGGCCCACTAAGCTGGTCATGACGGGGAATATGATTCAGAAACTCCTCAAGTACGATTTTGTCACATTCGACAGCTTGGAGTTGCTCAACTTGGCGAACAACAGGATTGATTACATCGATAATGAAACTTTCCTCAGCCTGAGCAGTTTGAAGAAGCTGTATTTGAACGGCAACCAAATTGAAAAGCTGTTCTCCACAATGTTTGTGGGGCTCCACAACCTTGAATACCTGTTTCTGGAATACAACTTTATCAAAGAGATTGCCCCGGGCACATTTAATCCCCTGCCGAACCTGAAGCTGTTGTCATTAAATAACAACCTGCTCAGCTCCCTTCCCGCGCAGATATTTCGCAACGTGCCCCTCGCCAAATTAAACCTGAGGAAAAATCTACTTATGCACCTGCCAGTGAGCAACGTGCTCGATCAACTCGACACGCTGGAGCAGATTTATTTAGAGGACAACCCCTGGGACTGCAGCTGTGACTTGCTCAGCCTCAAACAATGGGTGGAGAAGCTCAGGAAGGACACGGTGGTGGGCTCCATTTTGTGTCACACCCCGAAGAAAGTGATGCAGTCCGAGCTGAGGAGCCTTCGCCACGAGGTGCTGTGCCCCGGGTTGGGCACCTACTACCCCGTGCCTCCAGGTGGCGAGGAGAGCGTGACCGCCACCCTGGGGCCCGACAGCGGCGTAACCGGTTTCTTCAGCTCCCTCACGGACACCGTCCCCCTCTCCGTGCTCATCTTAAGCCTCCTCATGTTCATCCTCATGATTATATTCTGCGCAGCCGGACTGGTGGTGTTCGTGGTGCACCGGCGGCGCAGACGGGCGAAGAAGAAAGCAGCAGAGGAGCcgcagagagagaacagcagcAGCCCAATCCACTTGCACTACAGCATGTACGGGCAGAAAACGACGCACCACACTCTGACGCAGCGAACGGGATCCGCCACGCTCTACGAAGAGCGCTCGCACAGCCCCATCGTGCAGATCTGCCGCAACCCCACCTACTGCTCCCAGCACAAGGAGCACGACGTCGACCTGGACTACGGCCTGGACGAGCCCGGCGCCAAGCACCACATGTGCCGGAGCATCATGGAGAAGGAGAACACCTCGCCGCTCACGGGGAACCCCGGCACAAAGTTCCGCCCGATGACCGGCGAGTGCCCCGCGGAGTTCGTCACCCTCGGCAACCCCAACTCCCTTTACAGGAACATTCTGGAGCGGgagaaggagctgcagcagctcggGATAACGGAGTACCTTCGGAAAAACATGCCCCAGCTCCAGTCCAACGTGGACATGCACGTCCCGGGGCACCAGGAGGAGCTGAAGCTAATGGAGACGATTATGTACTCGAGACCTCGCAAGGTCATGCTCGAGCAAACTAAGAACGAGTACTTTGAACTCAAGGCTAACCTGCATACTGAGCCGGACTACTTGGAGGTTCTGGAGCATCAAACTGCATTTAACTGA